A window of uncultured Draconibacterium sp. contains these coding sequences:
- a CDS encoding pyridoxal phosphate-dependent aminotransferase, with the protein MPTVSDRGRIMPDSPIRKLAPLAQQAKEKGVKVYHLNIGQPDLPTPPEAIAAIQSIDRLILEYTPSEGILSFRQKLAKYYHKFNIDVQTEDIIITSGGSEAVTFAFMSCLDPGDEIIVPEPAYANYEAFAIVAGAKIKSLAADIEEGFALPPIEEFERLITPKTKGIMICNPNNPTGYLYTQQEMNAIRDLVKKYDLYLFSDEVYREFCYTGAPYISAFHLEGIEQNVVLIDSVSKRYSECGLRIGALITKNEAVKRNVMKFCQARLSPPLIGQIAAEASLDADPEYMLNNYNEYVQRRKFLIDGLNRINGVYSPIPMGAFYTVARLPVDNSDKFCAWLLSDFQYENKTIFLAPATGFYTVPDRGQDEVRIAYVLKKEDLAVCLKILEEALKVYPGSKVRQTERVNEKN; encoded by the coding sequence ATGCCGACAGTATCAGACCGGGGAAGGATAATGCCTGATTCACCCATCAGGAAATTAGCTCCTTTAGCACAACAAGCTAAAGAAAAGGGAGTTAAAGTGTACCATTTAAACATCGGGCAGCCCGATTTACCTACTCCTCCTGAAGCGATAGCGGCAATTCAGTCGATTGACAGACTTATTTTAGAATATACACCCAGTGAAGGAATTTTGTCGTTCAGGCAAAAACTGGCCAAATATTATCATAAATTCAACATCGATGTGCAAACCGAAGACATAATAATTACTTCGGGAGGAAGCGAGGCGGTTACTTTTGCTTTTATGAGCTGTCTTGATCCGGGAGATGAAATTATTGTTCCTGAGCCGGCTTATGCAAACTACGAAGCTTTTGCAATTGTTGCAGGTGCAAAAATTAAATCGCTTGCCGCCGACATCGAAGAAGGATTCGCGTTGCCGCCAATCGAGGAGTTTGAGCGTTTGATTACTCCAAAAACAAAGGGGATTATGATTTGTAATCCGAACAACCCGACAGGTTATTTGTATACGCAGCAGGAAATGAATGCCATTCGCGACCTGGTGAAAAAGTACGATCTGTATTTGTTTTCGGATGAGGTGTATCGCGAATTTTGTTACACCGGAGCTCCTTATATTTCTGCTTTTCATTTAGAGGGAATTGAGCAGAACGTTGTGTTAATTGATTCGGTGTCGAAACGGTACAGCGAGTGTGGTTTGCGCATTGGAGCCTTAATAACAAAGAACGAAGCAGTAAAACGAAATGTAATGAAGTTTTGCCAGGCGCGTTTAAGTCCGCCATTAATTGGACAAATTGCAGCCGAAGCTTCATTGGATGCCGATCCTGAATATATGTTGAACAATTACAACGAATATGTTCAGCGGCGTAAATTTCTGATTGATGGTTTAAATCGGATTAACGGTGTTTATTCCCCCATTCCAATGGGTGCTTTTTATACCGTTGCCCGTTTACCGGTTGACAACTCCGACAAATTTTGTGCGTGGTTGCTTTCTGATTTTCAATACGAAAACAAAACTATATTTTTAGCTCCGGCAACAGGTTTCTATACAGTTCCCGACCGCGGGCAAGATGAGGTTCGTATTGCCTATGTGTTAAAGAAAGAAGATTTGGCGGTGTGTTTGAAAATATTGGAAGAAGCTTTAAAAGTTTATCCCGGCAGCAAGGTTCGCCAAACAGAAAGAGTGAACGAAAAAAACTAA
- the ald gene encoding alanine dehydrogenase: protein MIIGVPKEIKNNENRIALTPAGAAELVKRGHDVYVQAGGGNGSGFPDEDYISAGAQILPTIEDVYGIAEMIVKVKEPIEPEYKLIKKGQILYTYFHFASGEELTHAMIENGSICLAYETVELPDRSLPLLVPMSEVAGRMSVQEGAKYLEKTFGGYGVLLGGVPGVLPAKVLIIGGGIVGTEAAKMAAGLGADVTIMDVSLKRLRYLDDIMPANVKTMMSNEFNIREMVQTHDVIIGAVLIPGAKAPHLVTKDMLKIMRPGTVMVDVAVDQGGCFETTKATTHAEPTFVIDDVLHYCVANMPGAVPRTSTIALTNATLPYAIQIAEKGWKQACIDDASLRKGLNVVDGKVVYKGVAEAFDLPYQQVETVL, encoded by the coding sequence ATGATAATAGGAGTTCCAAAGGAAATTAAAAACAATGAAAACCGCATCGCCCTTACACCGGCCGGAGCGGCAGAATTAGTAAAACGCGGACACGATGTGTATGTACAGGCAGGTGGAGGTAATGGAAGTGGGTTCCCCGACGAAGATTACATTTCTGCCGGTGCTCAAATTCTTCCTACCATTGAAGACGTTTACGGCATTGCCGAGATGATTGTTAAAGTGAAAGAACCGATTGAACCGGAATACAAACTGATTAAAAAAGGTCAGATTTTATATACGTATTTCCACTTTGCTTCGGGCGAAGAATTAACACATGCAATGATTGAAAACGGATCGATTTGTTTGGCATACGAAACAGTTGAACTACCGGATCGTTCGCTTCCATTATTGGTACCGATGAGTGAGGTTGCCGGCCGTATGTCGGTTCAGGAAGGTGCAAAATACCTTGAAAAAACTTTTGGTGGTTATGGTGTACTTCTGGGTGGAGTTCCCGGAGTTCTTCCTGCTAAAGTATTAATTATTGGTGGAGGTATTGTTGGAACCGAAGCAGCAAAAATGGCTGCAGGTTTAGGTGCCGATGTTACCATTATGGATGTATCGTTAAAACGTTTACGTTACCTCGACGATATTATGCCTGCCAATGTAAAAACCATGATGAGCAATGAATTTAATATTCGCGAAATGGTTCAAACACACGATGTAATTATTGGTGCAGTGCTTATTCCAGGTGCAAAAGCTCCTCATTTGGTTACCAAAGACATGCTAAAAATTATGCGCCCGGGAACAGTTATGGTGGATGTTGCGGTTGATCAGGGTGGTTGTTTCGAAACAACCAAAGCTACAACGCACGCCGAACCTACATTTGTTATCGACGATGTACTTCATTATTGTGTGGCCAACATGCCGGGTGCAGTACCACGCACTTCAACAATTGCCTTAACAAATGCAACACTTCCTTATGCCATTCAAATTGCAGAAAAAGGATGGAAACAGGCTTGTATCGACGACGCTTCGTTGCGTAAAGGCCTAAATGTGGTTGATGGAAAGGTTGTATACAAAGGTGTAGCTGAAGCATTTGATTTGCCTTACCAGCAAGTTGAAACAGTGCTTTAG
- a CDS encoding ion transporter, with product MNKTKQKIYEIIFEADTPAGKLFDVSLLIVILISVALVMLESVESIRASNRQLLRILEWIITAIFTVEYVLRVAIVKKPFRYIFSFYGIIDLLSVLPSFIGLVVVGSHSLVVIRILRLLRIFRILKLTRYTQAGRSLAKALWASRAKISVFIFFVIILVIIVGTVMYIVEGPEHGFTSIPRGIYWAIVTLTTVGYGDISPETPLGQFFASIVMIMGYAIIAVPTGIVTAEIINPTIEKNTQVCPRCLHPTHDDDADFCKKCGTRINPEQE from the coding sequence ATGAACAAAACCAAACAAAAAATTTACGAGATAATATTTGAAGCTGACACACCAGCAGGCAAACTGTTTGATGTATCGCTGCTGATCGTAATTTTAATTAGTGTTGCTTTGGTTATGCTCGAGAGTGTTGAATCGATCAGAGCCAGCAACCGCCAGCTTTTGCGAATTCTGGAGTGGATTATCACAGCTATTTTTACCGTTGAATATGTACTTCGGGTAGCCATTGTTAAAAAGCCGTTCCGCTACATTTTCAGTTTCTACGGAATTATCGATTTGCTATCGGTATTGCCTTCATTTATTGGGCTGGTGGTAGTCGGATCGCACAGTTTGGTTGTTATTCGCATACTTCGCTTGCTACGGATATTCAGGATATTAAAGTTAACACGCTACACCCAGGCCGGACGCTCACTCGCCAAAGCACTTTGGGCAAGCCGGGCAAAAATAAGTGTATTCATTTTTTTTGTAATTATTCTGGTAATTATTGTTGGCACAGTAATGTACATTGTTGAGGGACCTGAACACGGTTTTACCAGTATTCCGCGCGGAATATACTGGGCCATTGTAACCCTCACTACGGTTGGTTATGGCGACATAAGTCCGGAAACTCCGCTTGGCCAGTTTTTTGCCAGCATTGTAATGATTATGGGTTACGCAATAATTGCTGTTCCAACCGGAATTGTTACTGCCGAAATTATTAATCCCACCATCGAAAAAAACACGCAGGTGTGCCCGCGCTGTCTTCATCCAACACACGACGACGATGCTGATTTCTGTAAAAAATGCGGGACAAGAATCAATCCGGAACAAGAATAA
- the thyA gene encoding thymidylate synthase yields MRQYLDLLETILEKGTEKGDRTGTGTISRFGHQMRFDLSEGFPVVTTKKLHLKSIIHELLWFLAGDTNLRYLAQNNVHIWDDWPYRRYEKSPEFKGETVREFAQKVADDEKFAAIWGELGPVYGKQWRDFSGIDQIKWVVNEIKYLQENKESANGRRLIVSAWNPPEVEEMAIAGLPPCHTLFQFYVSDGKLSCQLYQRSADVFLGVPFNIASYALLTMMVAQVTGLEAGDFVHSFGDVHIYSNHIEQVQLQLTREPYPLPTMKINPDIKNIFDFKYEDFELVGYQSHPHIKGIVAV; encoded by the coding sequence ATGAGGCAGTATTTAGATTTGTTGGAGACCATCCTTGAAAAAGGAACAGAAAAGGGAGACCGGACAGGAACAGGAACCATCAGCCGTTTTGGGCACCAGATGCGTTTTGATTTAAGCGAGGGATTTCCGGTAGTAACTACAAAAAAACTGCACCTTAAATCCATCATCCACGAGTTGCTTTGGTTTTTAGCCGGTGATACCAACCTTAGATACCTTGCCCAAAACAATGTTCATATTTGGGACGACTGGCCATACCGACGTTATGAAAAAAGTCCGGAATTTAAAGGAGAAACTGTTCGCGAATTTGCTCAGAAGGTAGCTGACGACGAAAAATTTGCGGCAATTTGGGGCGAACTTGGCCCTGTTTATGGAAAACAATGGCGCGATTTTTCGGGCATCGACCAGATTAAATGGGTGGTTAACGAAATAAAATACCTGCAGGAAAACAAGGAGAGTGCCAACGGAAGGCGACTTATCGTTTCGGCCTGGAATCCGCCGGAAGTTGAGGAGATGGCTATTGCCGGACTCCCACCTTGCCATACGCTTTTTCAGTTTTATGTAAGCGACGGAAAATTATCGTGCCAGCTCTACCAGCGCAGTGCCGATGTGTTTTTGGGGGTACCGTTTAACATTGCTTCGTATGCCTTGTTAACGATGATGGTGGCACAGGTAACCGGACTGGAAGCCGGTGATTTTGTGCACAGTTTTGGCGATGTTCATATTTATTCGAATCACATTGAACAGGTACAATTACAACTTACACGCGAACCGTACCCGCTTCCAACAATGAAAATAAATCCCGACATCAAGAATATTTTTGATTTTAAATACGAAGATTTTGAATTGGTGGGATACCAGTCGCACCCGCATATTAAAGGAATAGTTGCTGTTTAA
- a CDS encoding dihydrofolate reductase codes for MTIQKNISIIVAIAENFAIGKNNDLLFHLPNDLKRFKAITSGHTIIMGRNTLLSLPKWPLPNRRHIVITDKPDDVFPGCETVFSIDEAIEKVQSEEEAFIIGGGMIYKQFFPIAGKLYLTLVHKPFDADVYFPEINYPEWTEAAREDFYDDKNDFNYSYLDLVRK; via the coding sequence ATGACGATTCAAAAAAACATTTCCATTATAGTTGCCATAGCAGAGAATTTTGCGATTGGTAAAAACAACGATCTGCTGTTTCATCTTCCGAATGATTTAAAACGTTTTAAGGCAATAACCAGCGGCCACACCATTATTATGGGCAGAAACACCTTACTCTCGTTGCCCAAGTGGCCCTTGCCCAATCGCCGTCACATTGTAATTACCGACAAACCGGACGATGTATTTCCCGGTTGCGAAACCGTTTTTTCGATTGACGAAGCCATTGAAAAAGTGCAATCTGAAGAGGAAGCTTTTATTATTGGTGGTGGAATGATTTACAAACAATTCTTTCCCATTGCCGGTAAACTGTATTTAACGCTTGTACATAAACCATTCGATGCCGACGTTTATTTCCCTGAAATTAACTACCCGGAATGGACTGAAGCAGCTCGTGAAGATTTTTACGACGACAAGAACGATTTTAACTATTCTTATTTAGATTTGGTTCGAAAATAA
- a CDS encoding M14 family zinc carboxypeptidase, protein MKNLIITILLVTISFACFAQNQALLHLKYEQNYTPTYYEAIDMFKLLDGHYENAALIENGLTDSGKPLHTFIINNEKEFNPEKIKKQGKSVLLINNGIHAGEPCGIDASLEFADNILRNKDGLAEILENTVIVIIPAYSIGGLLNRSAYNRSGQTTPYETGFRGNAGNYDLNRDFLKCDSENAKNFNKLFTLWDPDVFLDTHTTNGSEHQYSVTLIAPQPDMFPPTQEQFIREKLLPELFSNMKKGEYELIPYVSWMYPDPKRGIKMTQETGRYSSGYANLFHSYGMMTENHVYKNYPDRVKSCYQFIEVLARFTAEHSSEIIESREKGIQESMAAKNYPINFELDTTQFRTIEFKGYEVDEKQISPVSGLPRFGYDKTQPYTENIKFFDVYKPTEEVKIPEYYILPQAWKSVVDQLVRNGIEFSTLPNDTTIEVEIDYIEDYSNAKIPYNGHYFHDEVNTRSEIQKISYYAGDLVIPVRQKKLKYLIETLEPKARDSFFKWNFFDNILDQREYFSSYGFEENALKYLAEHPQFKKEFEAKQKSDPEFAKNHRAQLAYIYNNTEWAEKSFKRYPVGKLY, encoded by the coding sequence ATGAAAAACCTAATTATCACAATTTTACTGGTGACAATCTCTTTTGCTTGTTTTGCCCAAAACCAAGCACTTTTACATTTAAAATACGAACAAAACTACACACCAACTTATTACGAGGCAATTGATATGTTTAAACTGCTGGATGGCCATTATGAAAATGCAGCACTTATTGAAAATGGATTAACCGATAGTGGTAAACCGCTTCATACGTTTATCATTAACAATGAAAAAGAGTTTAATCCTGAGAAAATAAAAAAACAGGGCAAATCGGTTTTGCTGATAAATAACGGAATTCATGCCGGCGAACCTTGTGGAATTGATGCCAGTCTGGAATTTGCCGATAACATTCTGCGCAACAAAGACGGTTTGGCTGAAATTCTCGAGAATACAGTAATTGTCATTATCCCTGCATATAGTATTGGTGGATTATTAAATAGAAGTGCCTACAACCGTTCGGGGCAAACTACCCCTTACGAAACCGGATTTAGAGGCAATGCCGGCAACTACGACTTAAACCGCGATTTTTTAAAATGCGACTCGGAAAATGCCAAAAATTTCAATAAGCTATTTACCCTTTGGGACCCAGATGTATTTTTAGATACGCACACCACCAACGGATCGGAACATCAGTACTCTGTTACATTAATTGCGCCGCAACCCGATATGTTTCCACCAACTCAGGAACAGTTTATTCGCGAGAAATTACTTCCCGAATTATTCAGCAACATGAAAAAAGGCGAATATGAATTAATCCCGTATGTAAGCTGGATGTATCCCGATCCCAAACGTGGCATTAAAATGACACAGGAAACCGGCAGATATTCGTCGGGGTACGCCAATTTATTTCATTCGTATGGTATGATGACTGAAAACCATGTGTACAAAAATTATCCCGACCGTGTAAAATCGTGTTATCAGTTTATTGAAGTACTGGCCCGTTTTACAGCAGAACACTCTTCAGAAATTATCGAAAGCAGAGAAAAAGGGATCCAGGAATCGATGGCAGCAAAAAACTACCCTATAAATTTTGAGCTTGACACAACTCAATTCAGAACCATTGAATTTAAAGGTTACGAAGTTGATGAAAAACAAATTAGTCCGGTAAGTGGTTTGCCCCGTTTCGGATACGACAAAACACAACCGTATACTGAAAACATTAAATTCTTTGACGTTTACAAACCAACCGAAGAGGTGAAAATTCCGGAATATTATATTTTACCACAAGCATGGAAATCGGTAGTTGACCAGTTGGTTCGGAATGGTATTGAATTCAGCACCCTGCCTAACGACACAACAATTGAAGTGGAGATAGATTACATTGAAGATTACTCCAACGCTAAAATTCCGTACAACGGGCATTATTTTCACGACGAGGTTAACACTCGATCGGAGATTCAGAAAATCAGTTATTATGCCGGTGATTTGGTAATTCCTGTACGACAGAAAAAGTTAAAATACCTGATTGAAACACTTGAGCCCAAAGCACGCGACTCATTCTTTAAATGGAACTTTTTTGACAACATTCTCGATCAGCGCGAATATTTTTCGTCGTATGGTTTTGAAGAAAATGCCTTAAAATACCTGGCAGAACACCCTCAATTCAAAAAAGAATTTGAAGCCAAACAAAAATCAGATCCGGAGTTTGCAAAAAACCACAGGGCTCAGCTAGCCTACATTTACAACAACACCGAGTGGGCTGAAAAAAGTTTTAAAAGATACCCTGTTGGAAAACTGTATTAA
- a CDS encoding inorganic pyrophosphatase, with translation MVDRISDPIGRLMGLRYKSHPWHGVFIGDNAPEELTAFIEVVSTDTVKYEIDKDSGYLRIDRPQKYSNVVPALYGFIPQTYCGNKVGEYCSEKTGKQGIIGDGDPIDICVLTEKNIAHGDLLVNAIPIGGFRMIDGKEADDKIIAVLRNDTVYGHFRDISEVPAIVIQRLEHYFLTYKDMPGEEKDTEIAGSYNAEEAHEVIKRSVADYNDKFANLGKLLS, from the coding sequence ATGGTAGATAGAATCTCGGATCCCATTGGACGATTAATGGGACTTCGTTATAAATCGCACCCCTGGCACGGAGTTTTTATAGGTGATAACGCTCCGGAAGAATTAACTGCTTTTATTGAAGTGGTTTCAACGGATACAGTAAAATATGAAATTGATAAAGACAGTGGATATTTACGTATCGATCGTCCTCAAAAATATTCGAATGTTGTACCCGCTTTATACGGTTTTATTCCTCAAACTTACTGCGGAAATAAAGTAGGAGAATATTGCAGCGAAAAAACCGGTAAACAGGGAATTATTGGAGATGGAGATCCGATTGATATTTGTGTTTTAACGGAGAAAAATATTGCACATGGCGACCTTTTGGTAAATGCGATTCCAATTGGTGGATTTAGAATGATAGACGGTAAGGAAGCCGACGATAAAATTATTGCGGTTCTCAGGAACGATACTGTTTACGGGCATTTTCGGGATATTTCTGAAGTTCCTGCCATTGTAATTCAACGTTTGGAACACTACTTTTTGACGTACAAAGATATGCCGGGCGAAGAAAAAGATACCGAAATAGCCGGATCGTACAATGCTGAGGAAGCACACGAAGTAATTAAACGTTCGGTTGCAGATTACAACGACAAATTTGCAAATCTGGGGAAATTACTTTCGTAG
- a CDS encoding aldo/keto reductase, whose translation MNQKKYPFSRRDFIKVSAATTAAVSTMSLGACNTEKVPEPMKRPFGKLGFNVTTLGLGGQASIQWTPENVDPVPIILKAFELGVNYFDTSNLYAKSQLHFHSAFEKLNLIPGKENYNKTLRESIWLTSKTGMRWGKPGWPERENVNNWSNGENVKCAVDDVKRSLTQIFGDGEGFYPEGAYLDMVLCHTLHNTDEVDVLYEGLETPLDPAGNFGALVALRDLRDGTNLTGMNPKKEKLIKHIGFSGHANPPAMMDMIQRDEYGILDGMLIAINANDKTKMNMQHNVIPIAEAKGMGVIGMKVFADAAMYHKEPRWSQTPVDVFTKIGTPELPSKPLIEYSLTTPGVHTLIIGIGHIDEDPMKCQLVQNYYAAQIAPDGMSPNERKRIEEQAKSVKPKSNYFQVIEKENLSAPRDLKMEADKLLWQSALADEEPISHYEILVDGELAGKVEHKPQLLKSEPFSFVLEKDGAEVKVVAVDKVGNRAENLLV comes from the coding sequence ATGAATCAAAAGAAATATCCGTTTTCAAGAAGAGACTTTATAAAAGTTTCAGCAGCTACAACGGCTGCAGTTTCTACAATGAGTTTAGGAGCTTGTAACACAGAAAAGGTTCCCGAGCCCATGAAACGTCCCTTTGGAAAGTTAGGTTTTAACGTAACTACTCTTGGATTAGGTGGGCAGGCTTCCATACAGTGGACACCTGAAAATGTCGATCCGGTTCCTATTATTCTGAAAGCATTTGAGCTGGGTGTAAATTATTTCGACACTTCAAATTTATATGCAAAAAGCCAGTTGCATTTTCATTCGGCTTTTGAAAAGCTGAATTTAATTCCGGGCAAAGAAAACTACAATAAAACACTTCGCGAATCCATTTGGTTAACCAGTAAAACAGGAATGCGTTGGGGAAAACCGGGTTGGCCCGAGCGCGAAAACGTAAACAACTGGTCGAACGGGGAAAATGTAAAATGTGCGGTTGACGATGTAAAACGCTCGCTCACTCAGATTTTTGGCGATGGAGAAGGTTTTTATCCCGAAGGTGCGTATTTGGATATGGTACTTTGCCACACACTGCACAATACCGATGAGGTTGATGTGTTGTACGAAGGTTTGGAAACTCCGCTCGATCCGGCAGGAAACTTTGGCGCTTTGGTGGCACTGCGTGATTTACGCGATGGGACAAATTTAACCGGCATGAATCCTAAAAAAGAAAAGCTGATTAAGCACATCGGCTTTTCGGGCCATGCAAATCCGCCGGCAATGATGGATATGATTCAACGCGATGAATACGGAATTCTGGATGGAATGCTGATTGCAATTAACGCCAACGATAAAACAAAAATGAACATGCAGCACAATGTAATTCCAATAGCCGAAGCAAAAGGGATGGGCGTAATCGGAATGAAAGTTTTTGCCGATGCTGCCATGTATCACAAAGAGCCGCGTTGGTCGCAAACTCCGGTGGATGTGTTTACAAAAATTGGCACTCCAGAACTGCCAAGTAAACCATTAATAGAATATTCACTTACAACTCCCGGTGTTCATACATTAATAATTGGAATAGGTCACATTGATGAGGATCCGATGAAATGCCAGTTGGTTCAGAATTATTATGCCGCCCAAATAGCGCCTGACGGAATGAGTCCGAATGAACGCAAACGAATTGAGGAGCAGGCCAAATCAGTAAAACCAAAAAGTAATTATTTTCAGGTAATCGAAAAGGAAAATCTTTCGGCACCAAGAGATCTGAAAATGGAAGCCGACAAATTACTCTGGCAATCAGCGCTGGCTGATGAGGAACCCATTTCGCACTACGAAATTCTGGTTGACGGAGAACTTGCCGGAAAGGTAGAACACAAACCACAACTTTTAAAAAGCGAACCTTTTTCCTTTGTGCTGGAAAAAGATGGGGCAGAAGTAAAGGTCGTTGCGGTTGATAAAGTAGGTAATCGGGCAGAGAATTTGCTTGTGTGA